The genomic window TTGCTATACATTTGAGTATAAAACTAAAATATCAATTTCTTCAATTTTTATTATGTGGTATATATTGAATTTAATATAATATACAAAATAATGCTATTTTCATCATTAAGAAAAAAGTGGTATAATACTATAAATAAAATTATAGTTATAAAACAAAAGAAGTTGGAGGAAGTTATAATGGGAAAAGTAGCAGCATTTTTTGATATTGATGGAACTATATATAGAGAAGGTCTTATAACTGAAGTATTTAAAAAAATAATTAAATATGAATTAGTAAATGAAAACAAATGGTATAGAGATGTTAGACCATCATATATAAAGTGGGATAAAAGACAGGGGGATTATGATACTTACCTATTAAAAATGGTAGATATATATACGGATGCTATTAAAGGAATTAATAAGTATCATATAGACTATATAGCTAAAAGGGTTATAGAGCAAAAAGGAGATAGAGTATATACTTTTAGTAGAGAAAGAATTAAATGGCATAAAGATCAAGGACATATTGTAATTGCTATATCTGGTTCACCAGTAGAATTAGTTAGAGAAATGTCTAAGAAGTATAAAATGGACGATTATAGAGGAACTATATATAAGTTGGGAGAAGATAATACTTATAATGGAGATATAATACCTATGTGGGATCATGAAAGTAAGTTAAATGCTATAACGGAATTAAAAGATAAATATGATATAGATTTAGATAAAAGCTTTGCTTATGGAGATACATCAGGAGACTTTACAATGTTTAAATCTGTTGGAAATCCATATGCAATTAATCCAACTAAAGAGCTTATAGGTAAAGTTAAAGAAGATAATGCACTTATGGATAAAATAAAGCTTATTGTAGAAAGAAAAGATGTAACATATAATTTAGATATAAATACAATAGATATAATATAAGATATAGAAGCTAAGATTACAAAGAACCTTAGCTTCTACTTATAACAAGAATTTTCTGAAAATATATTGAAAACGTATTCTAAAGCTGGTATTATTATAATATAAAAAGATAAATAATTAATATTTAGATAGATTTTTAGGAGGAATTTAATATGAAATTTGATAAATTAAATTTACAATCACCAGTTGAATTTATGTTAGAAGCAGAAGAGTCTTTCAAAAAAAATTATAGTGAATTTAGAGATATGATGAATGGAAGGATTCATGAAGTTTTTAAAGTTGCAATAAAAGATGAAGATTTTTTAAAGATAGCTATATTTAATAATGATTATTTAAATATATCACCAGTCGATACATTTTTATCATATTATTCTAAAAAGCTTCCTAAACTTTCAGAGAAAAAGTTATTATTTGTAAATGCCTTATTTAAAAACCTTTTTAAGTTTGTTCTTAAAAATGAAAATGAGTTTAAAGAAGTTAATTATTCTATTATAAATAACACTAAAATAGCAAGATAAGTTAAATGTTAAAACTATAGAGTTTAAAATAACTCTATAGTTTTTTTATTTTATAAATAATATTGAATAGTTTAAATTCTTGACATTATTATAAATATTAGATT from Clostridium septicum includes these protein-coding regions:
- a CDS encoding HAD-IB family hydrolase, which encodes MGKVAAFFDIDGTIYREGLITEVFKKIIKYELVNENKWYRDVRPSYIKWDKRQGDYDTYLLKMVDIYTDAIKGINKYHIDYIAKRVIEQKGDRVYTFSRERIKWHKDQGHIVIAISGSPVELVREMSKKYKMDDYRGTIYKLGEDNTYNGDIIPMWDHESKLNAITELKDKYDIDLDKSFAYGDTSGDFTMFKSVGNPYAINPTKELIGKVKEDNALMDKIKLIVERKDVTYNLDINTIDII